One window of Pyrus communis chromosome 12, drPyrComm1.1, whole genome shotgun sequence genomic DNA carries:
- the LOC137711066 gene encoding uncharacterized protein — protein MASLPLGNTPSCSLACGRRPNSLLGISALPLMQLKVRDFHGLLRGKVMIHSLYRNETSLLRGEGSNSINHIIPKKAILTIPRCSSSSDSNGSEDDSSDQAKKKPFGYSRKDVLLIGVGVTAIGIGLKSGLEFAGVDPLQAGNVVQLVLVLGLTIGWISTYIFRVSNKEMTYAQQIRDYESKVMEKRLEGLTEAELEALLEQVEEEKRRLGEQQVK, from the exons ATGGCATCTCTCCCACTTGGAAATACTCCAAGTTGTAGTTTAGCATGTGGAAGAAGACCAAATTCTCTTCTGGGTATTTCGGCTCTGCCATTGATGCAATTGAAGGTCAGAGATTTTCATGGTTTGCTGAGAG GAAAAGTCATGATTCACAGCTTATATAGAAATGAAACATCCCTTTTACGTGGAGAAGGATCCAATAGCATCAACCACATAATTCCAAAAAAGGCGATCTTGACCATTCCCAGATGTAGCAGTTCCTCGGACTCTAACGGAAGCGAAGATGACTCCTCTGATCAGGCCAAG AAGAAACCATTTGGATACTCAAGAAAGGATGTTTTATTGATTGGAGTAGGAGTAACTGCTATCGGGATCGGCTTGAAAAGCGGATTAGAG TTTGCTGGAGTTGATCCTTTACAAGCAGGAAACGTTGTTCAGCTGGTGCTGGTGTTGGGCCTGACTATTGGATGGATTTCCACTTATATTTTTCGTGTTTCAAATAAGGAAATGACGTACGCACAACAAATACGCGATTATGAAAGCAAAGTCATGGAg AAAAGGTTAGAGGGCCTAACAGAAGCAGAGTTAGAAGCATTGCTTGAACAAgttgaggaagagaagaggCGCCTCGGCGAGCAGCAGGTCAAGTAA
- the LOC137710253 gene encoding uncharacterized protein: MEVFTRQVKAAELMVENPGQFLCESTTLKVGNRIRGLTADEPLERRRFYFLLPMDLLYSVLTHEELSSLTYRASKALKNSRGFNNFSRIFPVFGDFHMFNLSESKRSDCDEDHVIISVNSSHNSEPVVLLERYSKQRSWKPALETIDETPCTH, from the coding sequence ATGGAAGTTTTCACAAGGCAAGTAAAAGCAGCAGAGCTAATGGTAGAGAATCCAGGCCAGTTTTTGTGTGAGTCTACCACCCTCAAAGTTGGCAACAGAATCCGCGGCCTCACCGCGGACGAACCACTCGAAAGACGGCGGTTTTACTTCCTCCTCCCCATGGACCTCCTCTACTCAGTGCTAACACACGAAGAACTCAGCTCCCTAACTTACAGGGCTTCAAAGGCACTCAAGAACAGTAGAGGCTTCAACAATTTCAGCAGGATTTTTCCGGTTTTCGGAGATTTTCACATGTTTAATCTTTCGGAATCCAAGAGATCGGATTGCGATGAAGATCATGTAATTATTAGTGTTAATTCAAGCCATAATTCAGAGCCAGTAGTATTATTGGAGAGGTACTCAAAGCAAAGATCATGGAAGCCTGCATTAGAAACCATTGATGAAACTCCTTGTACGCATTGA
- the LOC137711246 gene encoding uncharacterized protein has translation MESSEDEKDAVYENYIPKELSHDLSSTGAKFIDEVLNGQNERCLENFRMDKHVFYKLCDILQGKGLLRHTNRIKIEEQLAMFLFIIGHNLRTRAVQELFRYSGETISRHFNNVLNAVMAISLGFFQPPGSDVPPKISEDPRFYPYFKDCVGAVDGIHLPVMVGVDEQGPFRDKNGLLSQNVLAACSFDLKFLYVLAGWEGSASDLQVLNSALTRRNKLQMPEGKYYLVDNKYANMPGFIAPYPGIPYHSMEFPSGYHPQDAKELFNQRHSLLRNASERTFGALKERFPIVMSAPPYPLQTQVKLVVAACALHNFIHEEKPDDWIFKTYEKDTILQMEEPVPPLAVLEPPIMHFEASGFDTEELEFSSQMRDSIASEMWDDYIHDLSPM, from the exons ATGGAGAGCTCTGAAGATGAAAAGGATGCAGTCTATGAGAATTATATACCAAAAGAGCTCAGTCATGATTTATCATCTACTGGTGCAAAGTTTATAGATGAAGTCCTTAATGGTCAAAATGAACGCTGTTTAGAAAACTTTCGCATGGATAAGCACGTCTTCTACAAGTTGTGTGATATTTTGCAAGGAAAAGGCCTTCTGCGTCACACAAATCGAATCAAGATTGAAGAGCAACTGGCCATGTTCTTGTTCATAATTGGTCATAATCTACGGACTCGAGCTGTTCAAGAGTTATTCCGTTATTCAGGAGAAACCATCAGTCGTCATTTCAACAATGTCTTGAACGCAGTAATGGCAATTTCGTTAGGTTTCTTTCAGCCTCCAGGATCTGATGTTCCTCCCAAAATTTCAGAAGATCCTAGATTCTATCCATATTTTAAG GATTGTGTGGGAGCAGTTGATGGCATACACCTCCCAGTGATGGTGGGCGTAGATGAGCAAGGACCTTTCCGCGACAAGAATGGCTTACTTTCACAAAATGTTCTGGCTGCTTGCTCATTTGATCTCAAGTTCCTTTATGTCTTGGCTGGTTGGGAAGGCTCTGCATCAGATTTGCAAGTTTTGAATTCTGCTCTCACAAGACGAAACAAATTGCAGATGCCAGAAG GTAAATACtaccttgtggacaacaagtaTGCAAACATGCCTGGCTTCATTGCTCCATATCCTGGTATACCTTATCACTCGATGGAGTTTCCTAGTGGTTATCATCCTCAAGATGCGAAAGAGCTATTTAATCAGCGACACTCATTGTTACGAAATGCATCTGAACGCACTTTTGGGGCTTTAAAAGAACGCTTCCCTATAGTGATGTCAGCTCCTCCGTACCCATTGCAAACACAAGTCAAGTTGGTTGTGGCAGCGTGTGCCCTACACAATTTCATCCACGAGGAGAAACCAGATGACTGGATCTTTAAAACGTATGAAAAGGACACCATACTGCAAATGGAGGAACCAGTTCCCCCATTAGCGGTGCTTGAGCCACCAATCATGCATTTTGAGGCCTCTGGTTTTGACACAGAAGAACTTGAATTCAGTTCGCAGATGCGGGATTCGATTGCAAGTGAAATGTGGGATGACTATATCCATGATTTATCTCCCATGTAG
- the LOC137711461 gene encoding uncharacterized protein At3g17950-like, with translation MLDPRNDLLPPPSSPTNSSVSSSDLDTESTGSFFHDRSTTLGTLMGVSFPSITFRAPSQNHRDPQAGNINNIGSTSGSSSRKTKKPKKKSVAASSAVGVVAERRRRWWRLCRDDCTKPASLGEFLEVERRFGDAAFYNTAAELEGVMVDQPRNGRLLFADGRVLPPPNVDDGIANASTAGVLSRLPVSLTAICSGGVA, from the exons ATGCTAGATCCGAGAAATGACTTGCTGCCGCCGCCCTCCTCCCCCACCAACTCCTCCGTCTCCTCCTCCGATCTCGACACCGAG TCTACAGGGTCGTTCTTTCACGATCGGAGCACGACGTTGGGAACCCTTATGGGAGTGAGTTTCCCCTCCATCACCTTCAGAGCTCCGAGCCAGAACCACCGCGACCCCCAAGCCGGAAACATCAACAACATTGGCAGTACCAGCGGAAGCAGCTCCAGGAAGACGAAGAAGCCGAAAAAGAAGAGTGTCGCCGCTTCGTCGGCGGTGGGTGTGGTGGCGGAGCGGCGGAGGAGGTGGTGGCGGCTTTGCCGTGACGACTGCACCAAGCCGGCTTCGCTCGGGGAGTTTCTTGAGGTGGAGAGGCGGTTCGGAGACGCTGCATTTTATAATACGGCTGCGGAGCTTGAAGGCGTCATGGTGGACCAGCCAAGAAATGGACGGCTGTTGTTCGCCGACGGGAGGGTTCTTCCGCCGCCGAATGTGGATGACGGGATTGCGAATGCATCGACGGCTGGAGTTCTCTCTAGATTGCCGGTTTCACTCACTGCCATCTGTAGTGGCGGTGTAGCATAA
- the LOC137710583 gene encoding uncharacterized protein: MADANQKPEIFELNNGSMRALITNLGCTITSLSVPGKDGKLADVVLGFDSVDPYVKGVAPYFGSIVGRVANRIKDGKFTLNGTEYSLPVNRPPNSLHGGHKGYDQQIWEVAELKKGDNPSITFKYQSHDGEEGYPGNLSLTATYTLTSSTTMRLDMEAVPENKPTPVSLAQHTYWNLAGHNSGNILDHAIQIWANHITPVDENTVPTGEIKPVKGTPFDFTTEKRVGESIHEVGLGYDHNYVLDCGEEKEGLKHAARVRDPSSLRVLNLWSNAPGMQFYTANYVNGVVGKGGAVYGKHSGLCLETQGFPNAINTPNFPSIVVQPGERYSHTMLFEFSVE, encoded by the exons ATGGCGGATGCGAACCAGAAACCAGAAATCTTCGAACTAAACAATGGGAGCATGCGCGCCCTCATCACAAACCTCGGCTGCACCATCACCTCCTTGTCTGTTCCCGGCAAAGACG GAAAATTGGCTGATGTTGTTCTTGGATTCGACTCCGTGGATCCCTATGTG AAGGGAGTTGCTCCTTACTTTGGCTCCATTGTGGGTCGGGTTGCTAATAGAATCAAAGATGGGAAGTTTACGCTCAATGGAACGGAGTACTCCTTGCCTGTCAACAGACCTCCAAACAGTCTCCATG GTGGTCACAAGGGGTATGATCAGCAGATATGGGAGGTAGCAGAACTTAAAAAGGGCGATAACCCGTCCATCACTTTTAAGTATCAGAGTCATGACGGTGAGGAAGGTTACCCCGGGAATCTTTCTCTGACTGCAACTTATACACTTACTTCAAGCACGACAATGAGACTTGACATGGAAGCAGTGCCTGAGAACAAGCCCACCCCGGTTAGTTTAGCTCAGCACACCTACTGGAACTTAGCTGGCCATAACTCGGGCAATATACTTGACCATGCAATTCAAATTTGGGCAAACCATATTACCCCTGTGGATGAAAACACAGTCCCAACAGGTGAAATCAAACCAGTTAAAGGCACCCCCTTTGATTTCACTACCGAGAAGAGGGTCGGTGAGTCCATCCATGAGGTCGGTTTAGGGTATGACCACAACTATGTGCTCGACTGTGGGGAAGAGAAAGAAGGCCTGAAACATGCTGCGAGAGTGAGGGACCCATCCAGCTTGAGGGTCCTTAACCTATGGAGCAATGCCCCTGGGATGCAGTTTTACACTGCGAATTATGTCAATGGGGTTGTCGGCAAAGGAGGCGCAGTCTATGGAAAGCATTCCGGGCTCTGTTTGGAGACGCAGGGGTTCCCAAATGCAATTAACACACCAAACTTCCCGTCCATTGTTGTTCAACCCGGTGAGAGGTACAGCCACACCATGTTGTTTGAGTTTTCAGTTGAGTGA